One Aegilops tauschii subsp. strangulata cultivar AL8/78 chromosome 2, Aet v6.0, whole genome shotgun sequence genomic window, ggtaatgcgatgatcatgacgtgagagcgccgtttgcttgttttggagttcttcttcttcttcttcgtcgatcttgggttaggttcctggtcggcagcctgggctagcagggtggatgtcgtttgagtttctgtttgtgtttcatccgtagtcggatgttgttctcttgtatgatgtattgatgtattcttgtggcatttgtattccttgtatgtatccccaactattatgtaatggtacgatgtaatgatatccaccttgcaaaagcgtctccaatatgcgcttctatccttggtgggacctccgagttcctttaggatagagtcgcatattgggcgtgacacaggtggttgaacaataggtgcagaaattaagggtttcttgagtgtttcaaaggcttctaaacaatcatcatcaaaaacaaaaggaacatccttttgcaaaagatttgtaagaggcctagacaTTTTAGAAAAGTCCTTGATAAATcccctatagaaaccagcatgacctaagaaactacgaatacctttgatatctttaggacatagCATTTTTTCAATTGCATccaccttagctttgtccacttcaatacctctttcagaaattttatgacccaagacaataccttcattaaccataaagtggcacttttcccaattcaagacaagatttgtttgctcgcatctctgcaaaactcgatcaagattgcttaaacaatcatcaaaagacttcccatagacagagaaatcatccatgaaaacctcaacaatcttttcacaaaagttagagaatatagcagtcatcatctttgaaaggtagcaggtgcattgcataaaccgaaaggcatacgtctataagcataagttccaaagggacaagtacaagtggtcttttcttgatcaggttgagaaacgggtatttgtgaaaaaccagaatatccatcaaggaagcaaaagtgtgtgtgcttagataatatttctagcatttgatcaatgaaaggcagagggtaatgatcttttctagttgctttatttaattttctaaacttaattaccattctatagctagtaacaattctttgtggaataagttcattcttatcattaggaacaacagttatacctcctttcttagggacacaatgaacatgacttacccatctactatcagctatgggatagattatacctgcttccagaagttttaatatttccgttcttaccacttctttcatcttcagatttaaccgatgttggtggtcaacaacgggtttagcatcaggttccatattaattttgtactgacatagagtgggactaatgccctttaaatcatcaagagtatatctaatagcagctcggtgcttccttagaactttcaataatcattcttcttcatgttctgaaaggttagcactaataataacaggatctatcttcttttcatcaagataagcatatttcaaagtgtatggcaattgttttaattcaaacacaggatcacctttaggtggaggaggacctcctagagtttcaataggcaaattgtgtttaagtagaggacgttgttcaaagaaattcttatctatttcatttctttcatgcatatgtaaatcattttcatggtctagcaaatattgttctaatggatcagtaggaggcacagcaatagaagcaagaccaattaattcatatttactaggcaattctttttcatgaagctttctactaaacttggaaaaattaaactcatgagactcatcaccaaaactaacaccgacagtttgtttctcacagtctattctagcattaacggtgttcaagaaaggtctaccaaagataatgggacaaaagtcatcttgtggggaacccaagaacaagaaaatcaatagggtattttattttcccacacaagacttcaacatctctaacaatcccaattggtgatatagtgtctctattagcaagtttaatagtaacatctatgtcttctatctctgcgggtgctatgtcattcataatttcttgatataaggaataaggaatagcactcacgctagcacctatgtcacataaaccatgttaacagtgatctcctattttaactgagacaataggcatgccaacaacagctCTATgattatcctttttatcaggtttggcaattctagcagcttcttcgcagaagtaaataacatgcccatctacgTTTTCTTCCAGGAGATCCTTAATCATAGCAACACTATGTTCTACTTTGATTGGTTCAttaggtttaggtgttctaatatagcttttatTAACCACAGTTGagactttagcatgttcctttatcctaacagggaaaggtggtttctcaatgtaagcagtaggaacaactggatcaacattataaagtatagtttcttctttaactggtaccggttctttaatttcttctttaataggtgggtgatatttaaaccacttctctttagggagatcaacatgagtagcaaatgattcacaaaaggaggctactatctcagagtcaagtccatatttagtgctaaacttttgaaaagcatcggtattcataaaagatttaacacaatcctatttaagcttaatacctgactctttacctttgtcgagttcccaatctttagagttgcgtttaattctctccaaaagatcccactggaattcaatagtcatcttcataaaagaaccagcacaagaagtatcaagcatggtttgatcattacgagaaagccgagcataaaaattctggataataatttctcttgagagctcatgattggggcatgaatataacattgaattaagcctcccccaagctagagcgatactttctccttcacgaggccaaaaattatatatataattccgatcacgatgaactagatgcataggataaattttttgatggaactccaatttcaatcgattccaattccaggATCCAATATCATTACATAGCCAATACCATgacaatgcttttcccttcaaagataaagggaaaacctttttcataactccatctccgggtaaacctgcaagcttaaacaatccaaaAATTTgctccacatatatcaagtgcatatcaggatgttcggttccatctcctacataaggattagctagcagttgttctatcatacccgaaggaatttcatattcaatattttcagtaggtgcagtaggttgaggggtagctaattgtggttccagtcgaggtgaagataccctgaacaaacccctcaaaggattgttttccatagtatcaagtgacaataaatttcagcacactatataaatgtttccttaccaaatttcacttaccaaaggcgcttcactccccagcaacgacgccaaaaaatagccttgatgacccacaagtataggggatcaattgtagctctttttgatgagtaagagtgtcgaacccaacgaggagcagaaggaaatgacaagtggttttcagcaaggtaatgtctgcaagtgctgaaattgtaagtaacagagtagtttgatagcaagataatttgtaacgagcaagtaacgataatagtagcaaaagtgcagcaaggtagccaatccttttgaggtaaaggacaggccaaaacggtctctgatgataagcaaagcgttgttgagggtacacgggattttcatctagtcactttcaccatgttggtttgattcgtgttcggtactttgataatttcatatgtgggtggacctgtgcttaggtgctattcttacttgaacaaacttcctacttatgattaaccctcccgcaagcatccgcaactacgagaaaagtattaagaataaattctaaccatagcattaaacttttggatccaatcggtcccttacgaaatagcgcataaactgggatttaagcttctgtcactctcgcaacccatcatctaattgctactccacaatgcattcccttagacccaaatatggtgaagtgtcatgtagtcgacgttcacatgacaccactaaggggatcacaacatacatactatcaaaatatcaaacacatatcaagttcacatgattatttGCAACacgatttctcccgtgacctcaagaacaaaagtaactactcacaaatgataatcatgcgcaagatcagaggggtattaaatatcatattggatatgaacatataatcttccaccaaataaaccatatagtaatcaactacaagatgtaatcaacactactagtcacccacaagcaccaatctatagttccggtaacaagattgaacataagagatgaactagggtttgagatgagatggtgctgttgaagatgttgatgtagattgacctccccaagatgggagagttgttggtgatgatgaggacgatgatttccccctccgggagggaagttcccccggcggaatcgctccaccggagggcaaaagtgctcctgcccaagttccgcctcaagacggcggcgctccgtcccgaaagtcctctccttattttttaggtcaaaatgacctatataccagaagatgggcaccggaggtgggcctgggtgagcacaacccaccagtgcgcgcctgggctccctggcgcgcccaggtgggttgtgcccacctggtgggccccctctggtagttatttgctccaatattcttcaaatattccataaaaattcttcatgaagtttcagcttgtttggagttgtgcagaatagatagcctgatgtagcttttccaggtccagatttccagatgccggaattctccctctttgtgtgtaccttgcatattatgagagaaaaggcattataattactccaaaaagcattattatggataaaaacatcataaataatagtaggaaaacatgatgcaaaatggacgtatcacaaaCACCTGTAACATGCTGACGGCTGATCCTGTAAGCCATGTCTGGCTCTCCTGTCCGACGTCCATACTCTGTGTTGCAGGGCTAGCCACACGAACAGTTTGCATTTGAGTGGTGCCCAGCTCCTCTAGTTACATTATGCCGTGGGCGATCTAGATAGCTCAGAGCAGAGGTAGTCATGGACTGATTTAGCCGTGTAGGTGCCGGACGGTGATATCGGCCAAGTGAAACTATCCGGCAGTGACGGATCCCAGTCCATCGTTCCAATTGCATGGCAAAGATTCATGTACTACATTAGAGCGGTGAAGGAGGTGCTCTGCTCGAAGTCTTGTGTCCAACTGCCATCTTCTAAGGCTTGGTGCACCGTACGTCTATTGGCCGTCCTCGTCGGGACGGTGGCCACAATCATTGGCGCAATCTCCGCAGCCACAACTCCATGGATCCACTTGTCCTTCCAGAAGAGCACCTTGTCGCCCGAACCCACCTTTATACTGACCAACGCATCAAACACCTCTCTCGCCTCCTCGTTTGGTGTCATAGGAAGCCCCTGCCATGGTCTTTGAGCGTCAGTCCTCTTTAGCCATTCCCACCTGACTCGAAGCGCCATAGCTTGCCATTTCAAGTTTTTTATTCCTAAACCACCGAAAGCTTTGGGCTGGCAGATTTTATCCCAAGCCACTAGACATTGCCCGCCGTTGCACTTGTCTTTGCCCGCCCAGAAGAATAATATCATCCATTTATTCATATCCTCTAGCACCCACTCCGGTGCTTCCGTCACCATAAGATGATGAACTGGGCGTGCCGCCACTACCGACTGTACCAAAAATAGCCGGCCCGGCCTTTGAATGAGCCCTCTTTGCCATGCTGGCATGAAGTGCCTCACTTTATCTAGCATGGGTTGCTATTCCGCTCGAGTCAGGCTTTTGATCGCCAGTTGGAATCCCGAGTATCTGCAGGGAAACTCTGAGATGTCACATTGTAGCATTCCGGCTACTCTGACCCTATCTTCCTCACTCCCTCTTATGAGAACTGCTGTAGATTTGCGGTAGTTTACTTTAAGTCCCAATGCCTCGCCAAACGCCTTGAGGATCTCTATAACAACAGCCAAATCATGCTCCGTGGGCCTGGTGAACATGGCAACATCGTCGGCATATCATTAAAGGTAAATTGTGACATCTTATGGTGCATGCAGCCCCGGCTCCAAGCCCAAAAGCACAACATCGAGGATATCATTAAAGGTAAAATGCCACTGAACATGGTGCATGCAGCCCCGGCTCCACGCGTAAAACATCAAGACCCTTGGCCTAGGCCTCCTCCTGGCTGGGTGGCGTTATCAGTTGATGGGTCGTTTGTGAAAGAACCTAGGAGGGCAGGTTCCGATATGGTTCTTAGAGATTCAGATGGGGTGGTCATCTTTTCGGCTTATCGTTACCTATTTCACTACAATGATGCCCTAGAGTCAAAAGTTAGTGCGGTGCTAGAAGGACTATCAATGAGTATGCAACAGTCAGACCTTCCAATTCTGATTCAGTCTGACAGCTCGTGTGTTGTTGCGGCTTTATCAGATGATTCATTGGATCGCTCTGCCTATGGACATCTTATGTTAGAGATCAAGAAACTTCTGGAGTTGCATGGGTTTATTCCACAAAAAATCGAGCGTCATCAAAATAGAGTTGCTCATAGTCTTGCTAATATTGGTCGTTCTGGTGGTAGCACCGCTTGTTGGTTGCGCCGTGTGCCAGAGAGTGTAGATGAAGATGTATTAGCAGACTGTAATTCTATTACCGAGAAATAAAACACACACTTTCCCTGCAAAAAAAACAAACGCGTCATTATTTCCTCGCGATTATGTTGCTACAGTGGTCTTGGCATGAGATTATGGATGGTCTTTCTCCACTAGAGCCGAGCCATTCAGCTCCCACCACCATGCTCTCACCTCAAAGCTCAACCGAGCCACCCCCGACACTACTAGTAGTGGCACCGGATCGGGACCGGGGCCCATGCAGCCAACCTCACTAACTACAAGCCAACCCCATCACCACCGGCTCACTTCTAAGAACACACTCGcgccccaccccaccccaccgaCAGCAGCAATGAAGGCCCTCGCTTGTGACAGCAACGCCTCTGCGCCGCTTCTACAGGCGACCAAGATCAGCATCCCCGCCTCCTCCACGggcggggccgcggaggccgtgCTCCTCGGGAAGGGGTGGTACAAGGTGTGGGTGCTTGCCGCCATCGCGCTCCTCGTGCTCTGGTCCATGTCGGAGCGCCAGCTCCTCCTTGTCTCCGGAGCTGCCGTCAGAGTGGCTGCCGGTGCTGGACATGCTCGCTGGCGCTAGAGATTTGGCGGATTGAGGAAATGGGAGCGGCCGGGAAGGGAGCAGAGCAGAGCGGAGTGAGCTAGGGTTTTTGCCGGATGGGGTTTTTTCTGGGATCGGGGTGGGCCAGCGGTGGGCTGGGCTGACCTGGCGGACGCGCCCGCGCGTGCTTGGGCCGCCTGATATCCACCGTACATTTGGGACGGATCtgaggggtgccggtcagtcTGGACGTTTGAGGCCCGTTTAGGAGCTTCGGTTGGGTCGGCTTTTTGTGACCGGTTAGTGACCGAATAGCTTACCCGGGCATATGAGACGGATATAGGGCGCccgactgtagatgctctaactATTTTTAATTTCTTTTGACAAAAGTAAGGCtcttgtctagatatgcaactaggtggacAACATATATGGCAAGCACAACAACAACAAATGCAAGCACAAGATAAGCACGTAATAAAAGCTTACACAAAGTAAAAGCATGGAGTAATCACAAGTGGAGTCaatggagacgaggatgtgttaccaaaATTCCCTCCTTTGGGGGAGGTACGTCTCCGTCGGAgaggtgtggaggcacaatgctccccaagatgTCACTTAGGACCACCTTATTCTCCTCacaccctcgcacaatgcaagatgtcgtgatttcACTAGCAatgcccttgaaggcggcaaccgaaccttcacaaacaaggtttggctctctccacaacttaattggaggcttcCAACACCATAATGAAGCTTTaacacaatggaatgtggctcggAGGTGACCTCTCTCGTCTAGGGTGTCCAAACACCCAAGAGCAACAAGATCCACAAGAAATGTAAGGGGGATTCAAATATCCTTGGTGGAAGTATAGATCTAGGTCTCTCCCTCAATCCCTAGGAAAACAACAAGTTTGGTTGGATAGGAAAGGAGATCGGACAGGTTTGAGCTTGAGCAACAACGGAGCAAGACATGGGGAAGAAGCAAGTCTATATGGGGAAGAAGACACGCTTTATATAGTGGgtgggaaaatccaaccgttatgctctgGAAGTGctcaagcggtactaccactcagGGGAGTAGTACTACCGCTAAGCGCATGGGAGTTACAGATACCCACCGAGGACTAGCGCGGCACTGGCGCGGTAGTACTGCCGGAGCGGTACTGTCGGCACAAGTAAGCGGTACTACCATGAATTGCAGGTGGGATAACCGAAACTCCCACGATAATACGTGCGACACAAAAGCGGAAGTACcgcacaagcggtactaccgtaggtgccagcggtactaccggcAATTACAAAAGGGCAACAGAGACCCTCACGGTAGTATGCGTGGCACTCAAACGGATGTACCGCACAAATGGTACTACCGTGCgagacagcggtactaccgctaatTACCAGAGGGCAACAGAAACCCTCACGATAGTGGACATGGTACAACCATGGAAGTACcgcacaagcggtactaccgtgggtaCCAGTGGTACTATCGCTTGGTAAAAGGGTGTAAGGACAGAACACAACAGAAGGAATGCTACAAGGTTGAGGAAGGTAGCATGGGTGCATACAGGTTGTGTACGTGTTGAATCCACACATACCTTTAATTGTGGATCCCATTTTAATAGTACGGATTTTCTACTGCTCAAATACAAAAAAGCGAAAACCCGTCTTCGCTCTTTTCCTAATAAATGGGAATAAAACTGTCTTGTGCCATCGATATGAATGTCTGAAATGTTCAATACGTACTAATAGTCCATAAAACACATTGTCATCACCACCAATACTAATTAGAAAGAGACATGCCCTTTCATCCGCCATTGGAGAGACAGAACAAGAGGAGAAAGAATGAGACCGGTCCGAGTCGTCTCAGTCGACTCAAAGCCATTCGTCCAACCGAGCCTTAACGACCATTATCCACCCATCCTCATGATTGTTGCCACGTCAAAACATGGCTCTACACACGGTCAGTGCTTCCCTGTCAAAGATAAATTCTGCGTTTGGTGCTTTTTGCTAGCTGCTATCATTGCGATTTCTTTTCTTCTAATAACGCCTATATTACAGTGGTTTTAGGGCATGTCTAAAGCTGACCCGCATATGACTATGGTATATATCTGTTTTTATGTTCAGACGTGGTCCGCAGACATGATGCGGAAGAGAGCCATCCAACCCTTTTCACAAAGGGCCTATCTATAACTCGGTCGACTGAGACAAAACAAAGTCTAAGTCGAGTGACGTCAGCGTAATTGTGGTGCTGCAAGCGACATGGCTAAATGCTGCAAATGGCGATGAAAATTGTTGCGACATTACTGCAAGCAACGGGAACATATGTTAAATTCTTTCTAACTAAAAATTCTACACCGTCAGAGAAGGATGTTGCAACCGGTGAGACAACGTACTACAATAAATGAGGGAGGACATGCTACAACTAGCAAGACAGATGTTGCAACTGGCAAGAAAAAATGTTGCAAACGATGAGACAAAATGCTGCAAGGTCGACTAAGACTTCtttaaatctcagtcgactgagttTCAGCAAGCCCGTTTCACAAATTAATCCTTATTTGTCCGCttgggaggagagagaggaggggacCATGCATGTGCAGAGAGAAAAAAAGAAGGAGGACCACGTGGTGACTTTTTTTGCTTAAGTGGATGTTTGGCTACCGGTATAGCTCCCCACGTTTGTCTTTAGTTTGCTGGAGAACGGACATTCGGACCATTTCACGGACCGATGGGGTTTCCATTTAATGACAAAAGTTGACACAAACGATTCAAACACTACAACCCAGACATATACCGAAGCTTCGATGTCTCCTTTGAAGACGGCCTTATGCATTTCACTCTTTTCAACTGAGTTGCTACAGTGGTGTTGGCCCGGATGGTTTTTCTCCACTAGAGGCGAGCCGTTCAGCTCCCACCACCACGCTCACCTCAAAGCTCAACCGAGCCACCACCAGCTATCATAGTGGCATCGGATCGGAACCGGGGGCCCACGCGGCCAACCTCACTAACTACAAAAGCCAACCCCATCACCACCGGCTCACTGCTAAGAACACACTCCCGCCCCACCCCCACCGACAGCAGTAATGAAGGCCCTCGCCGGCGACAGCAACGCCTCCGCGCCGCTTCTGCAGGAGGCCAAGATCAGCATCCCCGCCTCCTCCACGGGCGGGGCCGCGGAGGCGGCGCTCCTCGGGAAGGGCCGGTACAAGGTGTGGGCCCTCGCCGCCATCGCGCTCCTCGCGCTCTGGTCCATGTCCGCCGCCTCCGTCTCCCTCCGCTGGTCGGCCGGCGACCTGGCAGCCGTTATTTCAGGGGACCTCGACGCGCCACTCCGCGACGATCTAGATTCCCTCGTAAGATTCCTTTTGCTTTTGTTCGCTTCGCACCCCGTTCGTATTCTTACCTGCCAAGTGCTTGCTGTATGGTCTGTTCGTACGCGCAAGCTCAAATGTGTGTTTCACAACAAGGACTGCCCGTGAAGAATCTCTTATTATATCCGGATCAGTAGGCCCTTTAGATAAGGCATCCGGATTGTTGCGCTATCCACATTTCTTTGGAAAACAAATCCGCTTATATTCTAATGCCTGACCAATGCCAAAATTTTATTGCTACATTCTGGCAAATCATAATTTCGCCAGGAACTAAGCGATGGCCTAAGTTCTCTAACTCAGGTGTATTTCTTAGAACACGTAGTTACTCCTACATGTTCCTTGATTACTTTTTGAACTTTTTTGCGGGTTTCTTTTTCTCTTCTCTTATTCAACTTAAGTGTAGCCACAAACTAAACACCCCCAAATTTTGCGCACCAAAAGTTCGTATCATTTGAGAAGGTGTCCATTGTATTGATAGTTGGCATTAGAAAGCACAACACTACAGTTGTTTGGTTACTGGATTCTGAAAATAGGCTTGTTATAACTGACCAGGAGATGGAGGAAAGGGAGAAATTAGTTGGTCGGATGTGGGACATGTACACACGCACCAGCGACGAGGTACGCCTTCCACGGTTCTGGCAAGAAGCATTCGAGGCTGCATACGAGGAGCTTGCTGGTGATGATATGCAGGTCCGCGACACGGCCATCTCTGAGATTGCTCGAATGTCAGCCCACAGACTTGAGCTTGAGCAGCCTGTGAATGCGAACGAGGTATGATCAGAGCATCAAAGTTCAAAACAGAGCACTATTATATGTATTCTTGTTCATACACGCCTTACCTTCCCCCTCTTATGTTGTAAATAGTTCGTGGATTCTTATTTACTTCACTTTGTAAGCATTCATCCGATCTTGGACCCAATTGGTCATAATTTCTTAGTATGACTGATTGCCAATTTTCTACTATATTGATCTTACAATGCTCAAATCAGTGATAGGTAATCCATACGAATACACGGGCAGCTCATATTATTCTTGAAAAATAATGTTTGGCATAGGTGTAACAACACAGTTTGCACCTATATATGATCATTAGTTGTTGTCCATACCTTTATCGAAGTTAAGCATGACATGCTAATTTTGGCACAAGGTACTTTTCATTGTAGTAATTCTCATGAAAAGCTTTGGTAAGTTCATCATTCAAAATTGTTGAGATTTGCATATAATTTCTTGTCAGCTAGCATGTGGTACATTTTCTTTACAGCTGTGGGTTGCATGTATGGAATATTAGAATGTGAGGAGGAAACATATTCTTTCATATATTCCTTTTATGCATAACACATAAGAGATGATAAGTTTTAGCTATGGACAAGACTCCGCAGAACAGTCTGAGCAAATAACTTCTTAAAGTCACAGTACAGAACTTCAAAATATAATGCTTTGAAAGTTATGCTTTGCATTTCCTGCTCAGCTCCAAATTGCTGATTCTTTTGTGAAGTAATTCTTTCAGTAAAGCACCCAACATTTTGGTGAACTTCAGAAAAACATCATAAAACGGAAAATTATGGAGAATAGCATTCACATTAACTTGCCACCCACCAAAGTTATAAATTGATCAATTTTCCCTGCTTGTACATTATTGCATTTTGGTGCCAACCTGCCCGCTTTTTGAGACAGTCACAGAACGTCACTCGTCATTTACAAAAAAAAAACCTCTGTTTTTGCCTTGAACATAGTGCAAGGATATGGCAAATTTATCATTCTGGTTATGATACCCTGTGAGCTTGAGGTCAAGCTTCACACACGAAACATCCATATAAACACAACATATGGTCACCAGAAACATGTGATGGTGCTTCACACGACAGCCACAATGTGGCTTCGCATTGCTTTTAATCCTCCCAAAAGAAGCTACAGTAAAACCATCACTGTAATtttaatactccctccgatccatactAATTGACGCTGCTTTAGTACAACTTtggtacaaagttgtactaaagcaGCGTCAATTAGTATGGgtcagagggagtactatttgcCGTAGTTGTTCCTGCTTAATGTTTACGATTTGATTTTCCCACCTAGCCAGATTGCAATGTCATTCTGGTAGTTTTGCTTCTGCTGAGCTTATTTTCCCTTTTG contains:
- the LOC109782659 gene encoding uncharacterized protein translates to MKALAGDSNASAPLLQEAKISIPASSTGGAAEAALLGKGRYKVWALAAIALLALWSMSAASVSLRWSAGDLAAVISGDLDAPLRDDLDSLEMEEREKLVGRMWDMYTRTSDEVRLPRFWQEAFEAAYEELAGDDMQVRDTAISEIARMSAHRLELEQPVNANEEEGKVSIRNNDHGRAKQ